The Setaria viridis chromosome 6, Setaria_viridis_v4.0, whole genome shotgun sequence genome contains a region encoding:
- the LOC117860885 gene encoding uncharacterized protein has translation MESLPLTAEAIAFTEKKMDMTLEDIIKMSKKKNPGGKKPPRQPIKKHPFQSGNSNQGNAKVQRFMESRSAIRQGFLAQRRSNLGGNQFPVTKQAAKKAAAMPMRNKAVKWNKPSASTLVQRRPVGDAFQNGKAKETQNQGAPRTMDALFAQMKAQRMRTVPQQQANPAPGCQFNQQRRVQQQQRRGRGYGGRNVGNQ, from the exons ATGGAGTCACTTCCACTCACAGCTGAAGCTATTGCTTTTACCGAGAAAAAGATGGACATGACTTTGG AGGATATCATCAAGatgtcaaagaaaaagaatcctGGAGGCAAGAAACCCCCTAGACAGCCG ATCAAAAAACACCCATTCCAGAGTGGGAACTCTAATCAAGGGAATGCCAAGGTTCAACGGTTTATGGAATCTAGATCGGCCATTAGACAA GGTTTTCTTGCACAAAGGAGGTCAAACCTTGGTGGAAATCAGTTCCCTGTTACAAAGCAGGCTGCGAAGAAGGCTGCTGCTATGCCAATGCGCAACAAGGCTGTCAAATGGAACAAGCCAAG TGCGAGTACCTTAGTGCAGAGGCGGCCTGTAGGCGATGCTTTTCAGAATGGCAAG GCCAAAGAGACACAGAACCAGGGAGCACCAAGGACGATGGATGCGCTCTTCGCACAGATGAAGGCGCAACGCATGAGGACCGTGCCACAACAGCAAGCAAATCCTGCCCCTGGGTGTCAGTTCAACCAGCAGCGACGTGTTCAGCAGCAGCAAAGGCGGGGCAGAGGATATGGTGGCCGAAATGTTGGCAACCAATGA
- the LOC117861831 gene encoding uncharacterized protein, with translation MLARFMAVPHNTYLILKMPAPNGVLSIYGDIETSYKCDMEVVQLAEALEYSTNATAMLAKAQKVGQNQLMILEIEPMTTTLQPEPKFKKICLGLEDPSKMALIGSDLSPK, from the coding sequence ATGCTCGCGAGGTTCATGGCGGTTCCGCATaacacctacctcatcctcaagatgccggCTCCAAACGGTGTCCTCTCCATCTATGGTGACATTGAGACATCATACAAGTGTGACATGGAGGTGGTACAACTTGCTGAAGCCCTGGAGTACTCGACCAATGCCACTGCCATGCTCGCCAAGGCCCAGAAGGTGGGCCAGAACCAACTCATGATCCTAGAGATAGAGCCAATGACCACAACACTACAACCCGAACCAAAGttcaagaagatctgcctcggCCTAGAAGACCCCTCCAAGATGGCCCTCATTGGGTCTGACCTCTCCcccaaatag